One window from the genome of Streptomyces cadmiisoli encodes:
- a CDS encoding CU044_5270 family protein produces MNSAEREELTRLLPSPADPKLPPGRMLQLEENLVQEIARQSAAQAGPQGSGAQEHLGSGPSPFRGRRGFRLGALPVGLATAVVGAVVVAGLDTGQETPRTDEEAVVMLNRIATVAAAQEATPVRDDQYVFTQVQGTQQIMDDGEDVFRRSNWHSADGNRRGLARITVLSGPSGEGTRDMSLAADPNATSYRELQALPTDPDQLYDMVWKQTEGQGPTHEEAALEHIGSMLPGAALLPQLDAALYRAAARIPGVRLVQHAEDAAGREGIGFAFGSGDDRDVWVFDRNSLEYLGSDDVALLKTGVADALGEAPTD; encoded by the coding sequence ATGAATTCCGCCGAACGTGAAGAACTGACCCGGCTGCTGCCCAGCCCCGCGGACCCGAAGCTCCCGCCGGGCCGCATGCTTCAGTTGGAGGAGAACCTCGTACAGGAAATCGCCCGCCAGTCGGCCGCGCAGGCCGGCCCCCAGGGCAGCGGCGCCCAGGAGCACCTCGGCAGCGGGCCGTCCCCGTTCCGCGGCCGGCGTGGGTTCCGGCTGGGCGCGTTGCCGGTGGGCCTGGCCACCGCCGTCGTCGGAGCGGTCGTCGTGGCCGGACTCGACACGGGACAGGAGACGCCGCGGACGGACGAGGAGGCCGTGGTCATGCTGAACCGCATCGCCACGGTCGCCGCGGCCCAGGAGGCGACGCCGGTCCGCGACGACCAGTACGTCTTCACTCAGGTCCAGGGCACCCAGCAGATCATGGACGACGGCGAGGACGTCTTCCGCCGGTCGAACTGGCACTCCGCGGACGGCAATCGACGTGGTCTGGCCAGGATCACCGTGCTCTCCGGCCCGTCCGGCGAGGGCACCAGGGACATGAGCCTGGCGGCCGACCCCAATGCCACGTCCTACCGCGAGCTCCAGGCCCTGCCGACGGACCCGGATCAGCTGTACGACATGGTGTGGAAGCAGACCGAGGGCCAGGGGCCGACCCACGAAGAGGCGGCACTCGAACACATCGGTTCGATGCTTCCGGGGGCGGCCCTCCTCCCCCAGCTCGACGCGGCGCTCTATCGCGCGGCGGCCAGGATCCCGGGCGTGAGGCTGGTTCAGCACGCCGAGGACGCGGCCGGCCGGGAGGGCATCGGCTTCGCCTTCGGCTCCGGGGACGACCGGGACGTCTGGGTCTTCGACCGGAACAGCCTCGAATACCTGGGCTCGGACGATGTGGCTCTGCTGAAGACCGGCGTCGCCGACGCGCTCGGTGAGGCACCGACCGACTGA
- a CDS encoding RNA polymerase sigma factor: MEDSLRTRIRAGDEQAFAQLFRAHATAVYAYAARLTGDGSAAEDAVSLTFLEAWRLRQKLLPDSEWPGRTPGSPEDGGSARESADDGLRPWIFGIATNVLRNMQRTARRHSAALARLPRQDAEDDFSEDLVARLEDAERLAAARTALGRLRKREREVFALCVWSELSYAEAAAALDVPVSTVRSRLARARQRLRRLAESELGRRSVIRSRGKPRPSSPTGQEKVGRTDAARLTQ, encoded by the coding sequence GTGGAAGACTCCCTACGCACCCGCATCAGAGCAGGCGATGAACAAGCCTTCGCACAGTTGTTCCGCGCACACGCCACGGCCGTCTACGCCTACGCCGCACGTCTGACCGGCGATGGCAGCGCCGCGGAGGACGCCGTCTCGCTGACGTTCCTGGAAGCCTGGCGGCTGCGCCAGAAACTCCTCCCCGACTCGGAGTGGCCCGGCCGCACACCGGGATCCCCCGAGGACGGCGGCAGCGCCCGGGAATCGGCCGACGACGGCCTTCGCCCCTGGATCTTCGGCATCGCCACCAATGTCCTGCGCAACATGCAGCGGACCGCCCGCCGCCACAGCGCGGCCCTGGCCCGGCTGCCCCGCCAGGACGCCGAGGACGACTTCTCCGAAGACCTCGTCGCCCGCCTCGAGGACGCGGAACGGCTCGCCGCCGCTCGCACGGCACTCGGCCGGCTGCGCAAACGTGAACGTGAGGTCTTCGCCCTGTGCGTGTGGTCCGAGCTGAGCTACGCGGAGGCCGCGGCGGCACTCGATGTGCCGGTCAGCACCGTCCGGTCGAGGCTCGCACGTGCCCGCCAGCGCCTGCGACGGCTGGCCGAGTCGGAACTGGGCCGACGCTCCGTGATCCGCAGTCGGGGAAAACCGAGACCCTCCTCCCCGACCGGACAGGAGAAGGTTGGCCGCACCGACGCGGCCCGGCTGACACAGTGA
- a CDS encoding acyltransferase family protein, translating into MTHPLITPYAEQERDSIRQPGSSPPPEHGPRSRRPVHSPEPSLRKDIQGLRALAVTLVVLAHAQLPFVSGGYIGVDVFFVISGFLITGGLIREAERSRSVSLRRFYARRALRILPLATLVALTTMAGCWFFASKIRFTEFMNDALAGALYFMNVDLAASGTDYLREGAAPSPFQHFWSLSVEEQFYLLWPVLLLVSWKCFRRPWLKALPLGVLCLVSFAFSVGVGEASPSWSYFGPHTRLWELGAGSLLAFAASALAHLPRPLAEAATWLGLAGILASAVLYDDRTPFPGYHALVPVAGAALVIAGGCGASPPFASRLLSVPPATWLGGLSYGWYLWHWPVLMIGPSALTRTPTPELSLVLALMALLLAWVTLHLVENPIRHRRSLRRRSAAALALGLGLSATVVAGALVAASFPPAISSTARAPELDRALAAADDPRTGLEELVAGSAASLPRNLSPRLTEMKEQRSAVYRDGCHVGYGGEKSPGCVYGDRTSDKVVVLFGDSHAAQWFPALESLSRKHGWKLVSLTKSSCKTADVMIVAQNRPYKACENWREDALNRIGRLRPQLVVTSSSEAATPAERMADPSAEWRAGYERVYRQLARRSEHLLVLLDNPWPRNDAVECAASRPLDLPACEQSSREAVKSPVLREASRRAARHVKASLLDPMPWFCAPGGRCPLVVGDTFVYRDESHVAESYAAALTPLLERELRPTGLVD; encoded by the coding sequence GTGACCCACCCCCTGATCACCCCGTACGCCGAGCAGGAACGTGACTCGATCCGGCAGCCCGGCTCCTCACCACCCCCGGAGCACGGGCCCCGTTCCCGCCGCCCCGTCCACTCCCCGGAACCGTCGCTGCGCAAGGACATCCAGGGGCTGCGCGCCCTGGCCGTCACGCTCGTCGTGCTCGCGCACGCTCAGCTGCCCTTCGTCAGCGGCGGATACATCGGTGTCGACGTCTTCTTCGTCATCTCCGGATTCCTCATCACCGGCGGCCTGATCAGAGAGGCCGAGCGCTCGCGGTCCGTGTCGCTGCGGCGCTTCTACGCACGGCGAGCGCTGCGCATCCTGCCGCTGGCCACCCTGGTGGCCCTCACCACCATGGCCGGCTGCTGGTTCTTCGCCTCCAAGATCCGTTTCACCGAGTTCATGAACGACGCGCTCGCCGGCGCGCTGTACTTCATGAACGTCGACCTGGCGGCCTCCGGAACCGACTACCTCCGCGAGGGTGCCGCCCCCTCGCCGTTCCAGCACTTCTGGTCGCTGTCGGTGGAGGAGCAGTTCTACCTCCTGTGGCCGGTGCTGCTGCTGGTGAGCTGGAAGTGCTTTCGACGGCCATGGCTGAAGGCTCTGCCCCTGGGTGTGCTGTGCCTGGTCTCCTTCGCCTTCTCCGTCGGTGTGGGTGAGGCCTCGCCGTCCTGGTCGTACTTCGGTCCGCACACACGGCTCTGGGAACTGGGTGCCGGGAGCCTGCTCGCCTTCGCCGCCTCGGCGCTCGCGCACCTTCCCCGCCCGCTGGCCGAAGCCGCCACCTGGCTGGGTCTGGCCGGGATCCTCGCCTCGGCCGTGCTGTACGACGACCGCACCCCCTTCCCCGGCTACCACGCGCTGGTGCCCGTGGCCGGAGCGGCGCTCGTCATCGCGGGCGGATGCGGTGCGTCCCCGCCGTTCGCGTCACGGCTGCTGTCCGTACCACCGGCGACCTGGCTGGGCGGTCTCTCCTACGGCTGGTATCTCTGGCACTGGCCCGTGCTCATGATCGGCCCGTCCGCTCTGACGCGTACGCCCACCCCGGAGCTCTCCCTCGTGCTGGCGCTGATGGCCCTGCTTCTGGCCTGGGTCACCCTGCACCTGGTGGAGAACCCGATCCGGCATCGCCGGTCGCTGCGCCGCAGGTCCGCCGCCGCCCTCGCCCTCGGACTGGGCCTGTCGGCGACCGTCGTCGCGGGTGCCCTGGTCGCGGCGTCCTTCCCGCCGGCGATCAGCTCGACCGCGCGTGCCCCGGAACTGGACAGGGCCCTCGCGGCGGCCGACGATCCCCGTACCGGCCTGGAGGAACTCGTCGCCGGATCGGCGGCGAGCCTGCCGCGCAACCTGTCACCGCGGCTCACCGAGATGAAGGAGCAACGGTCGGCCGTCTACCGAGACGGTTGCCATGTCGGCTACGGCGGCGAGAAGTCCCCCGGTTGTGTCTACGGTGACCGGACCTCCGACAAGGTGGTCGTCCTCTTCGGCGACTCCCATGCCGCGCAGTGGTTCCCCGCGCTGGAGAGCCTCAGCCGCAAGCACGGGTGGAAGCTCGTGTCGCTGACGAAGTCGTCGTGCAAGACCGCCGACGTGATGATCGTCGCCCAGAACCGCCCCTACAAGGCCTGCGAGAACTGGCGCGAGGACGCGCTGAACCGTATCGGGCGGCTGCGGCCGCAGCTGGTCGTGACCTCTTCGTCGGAGGCCGCCACCCCGGCCGAGCGGATGGCGGATCCGTCGGCAGAATGGCGCGCCGGGTACGAACGTGTCTACCGGCAACTGGCCCGCCGCTCCGAGCACCTTCTGGTTCTCCTCGACAACCCGTGGCCGAGGAACGACGCGGTGGAATGCGCCGCGAGCCGTCCCCTGGACCTGCCGGCCTGCGAGCAAAGTTCCCGGGAGGCGGTCAAGAGTCCGGTTCTCAGGGAGGCGAGCCGCCGGGCGGCCCGGCACGTCAAGGCGTCGCTGCTGGACCCGATGCCCTGGTTCTGCGCCCCGGGCGGCCGTTGCCCGCTCGTGGTGGGCGACACGTTCGTCTACCGCGACGAGAGCCATGTGGCGGAGTCGTACGCGGCGGCGCTGACCCCGCTGCTGGAGCGGGAGCTGAGGCCCACGGGGCTCGTCGACTGA
- a CDS encoding glycosyl hydrolase, with product MSLRRRALLKMGAAAGAAMALPWGTAADAAAAPSTGHGPSPDLHGFVPRVFAAPGAAVRPKFRWWWPDALVDTDEVAREIDQIAAAGFGGVEIAAVTHSMRGGETIDPVPHGWGTPAWVRAVEAALRQAKKRDITVDLTLGPAWPNSVPSVTPDSPAAVKELAHGTVTLTAGQSWTGAPPAPGTPPAEGVTKQQLLLVQAIRITDAAARPVLLDRTTVTDITHAVTDGELRWTAPDDGAPWLVIAYWERGSGQRPEGPHHTDPLSYVIDHFSTEGTRAAIEFWERHLLPPSTRKLLRETGGALFEDSIELETDETMWTPALPAEFEKRMGYSLLPYLATVVERDEDPVHAFGQDLDKAVRRDVIEVLSELYVEYHLKPFQEWAHRLGLRLRVQPYGPGTDSMWAAAVLDISEGESLGFKNADDFRCLAGGRDMGGKDILSNEAGATAGGAYGTTWDATLRKLVVQYAAGVNQAVFHGFAYAEAPGAAWPGFAAFSPYNGSGGYGEAWGPRQPTWGHVRDIAGYLSRTQLILQTGVNKADIGILRQKGPAGTGLGAPWFTADGVPVGWTHLFLSPRLLDLPSAKVRDGRLAPEGPGFKALVIEGDVLSGKDRTMQIDVAEKLVGWARAGLPLIVIGDWSDARVPGLAGPGDNERLRALFTELLALPKVRVVPDRPYVPEAIAALGLRRDVEYAQRSWLVHAHRADREADYFFFAVDSVTKNSATTRLNHDVTLTTRWRDTVPYRLDAWTGAVEPLPLYSRTDDGRIRLRVTLEPGATAIVALVRPGAWADRPYVSARTSEAAEVLRGAGGRPEIRDVRPGTYRTTLHDGRTVETVLGGLPEPIPLTRWSLTVEDWQPGARPSQTLKPRREFTLDAPAAWPAIPGLEDVSGIGRYRTTVHLDTPWTGGYGAYLDLGEVFDTFRVTVNGHRLPPADQLTPRVDVGPYLRRGANTVEVEVATTLLNRLRVANAPVFGGAKRQNYGLVGPVRLVPYGRAPLT from the coding sequence GTGAGCCTGCGGCGAAGAGCGCTGCTGAAGATGGGAGCCGCGGCCGGAGCCGCGATGGCCCTGCCCTGGGGCACGGCCGCGGACGCGGCCGCGGCACCGTCCACCGGACACGGCCCCTCGCCTGACCTACATGGCTTCGTGCCCCGCGTGTTCGCCGCTCCCGGCGCCGCCGTACGCCCGAAATTCCGCTGGTGGTGGCCCGACGCACTCGTGGACACCGATGAGGTCGCCCGAGAGATCGACCAGATCGCGGCCGCCGGCTTCGGCGGAGTCGAGATCGCCGCCGTCACCCACAGCATGCGCGGCGGCGAGACCATCGACCCCGTCCCGCACGGCTGGGGAACACCCGCCTGGGTCAGGGCCGTCGAGGCGGCCCTGCGGCAGGCAAAAAAGCGGGACATCACCGTAGACCTGACCCTGGGACCCGCCTGGCCCAACTCCGTGCCCTCGGTCACGCCCGACAGCCCGGCCGCCGTGAAGGAACTGGCGCACGGGACCGTCACGCTGACCGCCGGCCAGAGCTGGACCGGCGCGCCCCCGGCGCCCGGCACGCCGCCCGCCGAAGGCGTCACGAAGCAGCAACTGCTGCTGGTACAGGCGATCCGGATCACCGATGCCGCCGCCCGGCCCGTCCTGCTCGACCGAACCACGGTCACCGACATCACCCACGCCGTGACCGACGGAGAGCTCCGCTGGACGGCCCCCGACGACGGCGCCCCCTGGCTCGTCATCGCCTACTGGGAGCGCGGCTCCGGCCAGCGGCCCGAGGGCCCGCACCACACCGACCCGCTCAGCTACGTCATCGACCACTTCAGCACCGAAGGCACCCGCGCCGCCATCGAGTTCTGGGAGCGGCACCTCCTCCCGCCGAGCACCCGCAAGCTGCTGCGCGAGACGGGCGGCGCCCTCTTCGAGGACTCCATCGAGCTCGAAACCGACGAGACGATGTGGACTCCCGCGCTTCCGGCCGAGTTCGAGAAGCGCATGGGCTACTCCCTGCTGCCCTACCTCGCCACCGTCGTCGAGCGCGACGAGGACCCCGTGCACGCCTTCGGGCAGGACCTCGACAAGGCCGTACGCCGCGATGTCATCGAGGTGCTCTCCGAGCTGTACGTCGAATACCACCTGAAGCCGTTCCAGGAGTGGGCCCACCGGCTCGGCCTGCGGCTGCGCGTCCAGCCGTACGGCCCGGGCACCGACTCCATGTGGGCCGCCGCCGTGCTCGACATCTCCGAGGGCGAGTCGCTGGGCTTCAAGAACGCCGACGACTTCCGCTGCCTGGCCGGCGGCCGGGACATGGGCGGCAAGGACATCCTGTCCAACGAAGCGGGCGCGACGGCCGGCGGCGCCTACGGCACGACATGGGACGCCACGCTGCGCAAGCTGGTCGTCCAGTACGCGGCCGGGGTCAACCAGGCCGTCTTCCACGGCTTCGCCTACGCCGAGGCGCCCGGCGCGGCCTGGCCGGGCTTCGCCGCCTTCTCGCCGTACAACGGCAGCGGCGGGTACGGCGAGGCATGGGGGCCCCGGCAGCCGACCTGGGGCCATGTGCGCGACATCGCCGGGTACTTGAGCCGTACCCAGCTGATCCTCCAGACCGGGGTCAACAAGGCCGACATCGGCATCCTGCGGCAGAAGGGCCCCGCCGGCACGGGCCTCGGGGCGCCCTGGTTCACCGCCGACGGCGTGCCCGTGGGCTGGACGCACCTCTTCCTCAGCCCGCGGCTGCTCGATCTGCCGTCCGCGAAGGTGCGGGACGGACGGCTCGCCCCGGAGGGCCCCGGGTTCAAAGCGCTCGTCATCGAGGGCGACGTCCTGAGCGGCAAGGACCGCACGATGCAGATCGACGTCGCCGAGAAGCTCGTCGGCTGGGCCAGGGCCGGTCTGCCGCTCATCGTCATCGGCGACTGGTCCGACGCCCGCGTCCCGGGCCTCGCCGGTCCCGGCGACAACGAACGGCTGCGTGCCCTGTTCACCGAACTGCTGGCCCTGCCGAAGGTCCGCGTGGTGCCCGACCGGCCCTACGTGCCGGAGGCCATCGCCGCACTGGGCCTGCGCCGCGACGTGGAGTACGCCCAGCGCTCATGGCTGGTCCACGCCCACCGCGCCGACCGGGAGGCCGACTACTTCTTCTTCGCCGTCGACTCGGTGACCAAGAACTCGGCCACCACCCGGCTCAACCACGACGTCACCCTCACGACGCGCTGGCGGGACACGGTGCCCTACCGCCTCGACGCCTGGACCGGCGCGGTGGAGCCGCTGCCGCTGTACTCCCGTACGGACGACGGACGGATCCGCCTGCGCGTCACCCTGGAGCCGGGCGCGACCGCGATCGTCGCCCTGGTACGTCCGGGCGCTTGGGCCGACCGCCCGTACGTGTCGGCCCGGACCAGCGAGGCGGCGGAGGTGCTCCGCGGAGCGGGCGGCCGCCCGGAGATCCGCGACGTCCGTCCGGGCACGTACCGTACGACGCTCCACGACGGCCGGACCGTCGAGACCGTCCTGGGCGGGTTGCCCGAGCCGATCCCGCTGACGCGCTGGTCCCTGACGGTCGAGGACTGGCAACCGGGCGCCCGCCCCTCCCAGACCCTCAAGCCGCGCCGCGAATTCACCCTCGACGCCCCGGCCGCCTGGCCCGCGATCCCGGGCCTGGAGGACGTGTCGGGCATCGGCCGCTACCGCACCACCGTGCACCTGGACACACCGTGGACGGGCGGGTACGGGGCCTACCTCGACCTGGGTGAGGTCTTCGACACCTTCCGTGTCACCGTGAACGGGCACCGGCTGCCTCCGGCGGACCAGTTGACGCCGCGGGTCGACGTGGGCCCGTACCTGCGGCGGGGCGCCAACACCGTGGAGGTGGAGGTGGCGACAACGCTGCTGAACCGCCTGCGGGTCGCCAACGCGCCGGTCTTCGGCGGGGCGAAACGCCAGAACTACGGGCTGGTGGGCCCCGTTCGCCTGGTGCCGTACGGCCGCGCGCCGCTGACCTGA
- a CDS encoding glycoside hydrolase family 127 protein → MPSHPLTRRHFIASTGAVTTAAALGAAGTATAAGAAPGLVAPAAAGHVAHRPALSPFPLSAVTLLDGPFRANMRRTCAYLLAVDPDRLLHTFRTNVGLPSTAEPCGGWEAPTVLLRGHTTGHLLSGLALAHANTGDEAYAAKARGIIAALAECQAASPGAGFSPGYLSAFPEQVFDQLEAGGKPWAPYYTLHKIMAGLLDCHQLVGSAQALDVLRAMADWAERRTAALPHATMQSVLKVEFGGMNDVLTRLHQVTGDPVPLRTARRFDHEEVFGPLAEGRDELAGRHANTEIPKIVGAVHEYESTGDQRYLRLAEYFWHTVVNDHSYAIGGNSNQEFFGPPGEIVSRLSEDTCENCNSYNMLKLGRQLFLHDPDTAAYMDHYEWTLLNQMLGEQDPDSAHGYVTYYTGLWAGSQRQPKSGLGAAPGSYSSDYDNFSCDHGTALETQTKFADTVYAHTRDALYVNLFIPSEVHWDAHGVTLRQETRYPDAETVRLTVVRGGGRFALKVRIPGWLAGRATLRVNGRATDAGARPGRYATLERHWRAGDTVELALPMELVRRPAPDNPHVQAVTYGPLVLAGAFGEVKSPTIPALDPASVRRVRSDTPEFTAVAEGAAVPLLPFHRVHHQRYNVYFAVPPRRRPAREVARFTFDRGDGTDTTGTFPAAALAGGARWAPHDAGRDGVQLDGVDGHVVLPPGLIKGLAELTVSAWVRVDTLVNSARVFDLGFHKGTYLFLAARTGSGRARAALKIAGMEGEDVIDAQGPLAQGRWTHVAVTLAAGARGRTGGGSGVLYIDGAEAGRNDALVMSPLLLGATSRNYLGRSQNTIHPFLHGAIDDFRVVNRALSPTEIGALARV, encoded by the coding sequence ATGCCCTCACATCCGCTGACGCGGCGTCACTTCATCGCGAGCACAGGTGCCGTCACCACGGCTGCCGCCCTCGGAGCCGCCGGCACGGCCACCGCCGCCGGTGCCGCGCCGGGGCTCGTCGCACCCGCCGCCGCGGGGCATGTCGCGCACCGCCCGGCGCTCTCCCCGTTCCCCCTGAGCGCGGTGACGCTTCTCGACGGCCCGTTCCGCGCCAACATGCGCCGAACCTGTGCCTACCTGCTCGCCGTCGACCCCGACCGGCTGCTGCACACCTTCCGCACCAACGTCGGCCTGCCCTCCACGGCCGAGCCGTGCGGCGGCTGGGAGGCCCCGACGGTGCTGCTGCGCGGCCACACCACCGGGCACCTGCTCTCCGGTCTGGCCCTCGCCCACGCCAACACCGGCGACGAGGCCTACGCCGCCAAGGCCCGCGGAATCATCGCCGCGCTCGCCGAGTGCCAGGCGGCCTCACCGGGCGCCGGATTCTCCCCCGGCTACCTCTCGGCCTTCCCCGAGCAGGTCTTCGACCAGTTGGAGGCCGGGGGCAAGCCCTGGGCGCCGTACTACACGCTCCACAAGATCATGGCGGGGCTGCTCGACTGCCATCAACTCGTCGGCAGCGCACAGGCGCTGGACGTGCTGCGTGCCATGGCCGACTGGGCCGAGCGGCGCACCGCGGCGCTGCCCCACGCCACGATGCAATCGGTGCTGAAGGTCGAGTTCGGCGGCATGAACGACGTCCTGACGCGGCTCCACCAGGTCACCGGTGACCCCGTTCCCCTGCGCACCGCGCGCCGCTTCGACCACGAGGAGGTGTTCGGGCCGCTCGCGGAGGGCCGCGACGAGCTCGCAGGCCGCCACGCCAACACCGAGATCCCGAAGATCGTCGGCGCGGTGCACGAGTACGAGTCGACCGGCGACCAGCGCTACCTGCGGCTCGCGGAGTACTTCTGGCACACGGTCGTGAACGACCACTCGTACGCCATCGGCGGCAACTCCAACCAGGAGTTCTTCGGCCCGCCCGGCGAGATCGTCAGCAGGCTCTCCGAGGACACCTGCGAGAACTGCAACAGCTACAACATGCTCAAACTGGGCCGGCAGCTCTTTCTGCACGACCCGGACACGGCCGCCTACATGGACCACTACGAGTGGACCCTGCTCAACCAGATGCTCGGCGAGCAGGACCCCGACTCCGCCCACGGCTACGTCACCTACTACACCGGGCTGTGGGCCGGTTCGCAGCGACAGCCCAAGAGCGGGCTCGGCGCCGCCCCCGGCAGCTACAGCAGCGACTACGACAACTTCTCCTGCGACCACGGCACCGCGCTGGAGACCCAGACGAAGTTCGCCGACACCGTCTACGCGCACACACGGGACGCCCTGTACGTCAACCTCTTCATCCCGTCCGAGGTCCACTGGGACGCACACGGCGTGACGCTCCGGCAGGAGACCCGCTACCCGGACGCCGAGACCGTCCGTCTCACCGTCGTCCGGGGCGGTGGCCGCTTCGCACTGAAGGTGCGCATCCCCGGCTGGCTCGCCGGACGGGCGACCCTGCGGGTCAACGGCCGCGCGACGGACGCCGGCGCCCGGCCCGGCCGTTACGCGACCCTCGAACGGCACTGGCGCGCCGGGGACACCGTGGAGCTCGCCCTGCCGATGGAGCTGGTCCGCCGTCCCGCGCCCGACAACCCGCACGTCCAGGCGGTCACGTACGGCCCGTTGGTGCTCGCCGGAGCCTTCGGGGAGGTCAAGTCGCCGACGATCCCCGCCCTCGACCCGGCGTCGGTCCGCAGGGTGCGGTCGGACACGCCCGAGTTCACGGCCGTCGCCGAGGGAGCGGCGGTACCGCTGCTGCCCTTCCACCGGGTCCACCACCAGCGCTACAACGTCTACTTCGCCGTACCCCCGCGTCGGCGTCCGGCCCGCGAGGTCGCCCGCTTCACCTTCGACCGCGGGGACGGCACCGACACCACCGGGACGTTCCCGGCCGCCGCCCTGGCCGGTGGCGCCCGGTGGGCCCCGCACGACGCCGGGCGCGACGGCGTCCAGCTCGACGGCGTGGACGGCCATGTCGTCCTGCCGCCCGGACTGATCAAGGGACTGGCCGAGCTGACGGTCAGCGCCTGGGTCCGGGTGGACACCCTGGTCAACTCGGCCCGCGTGTTCGATCTCGGCTTCCACAAGGGCACGTACCTCTTCCTCGCCGCACGCACCGGCTCCGGCCGTGCCCGCGCCGCCCTGAAGATCGCCGGGATGGAGGGCGAGGACGTCATCGACGCCCAGGGGCCCCTGGCCCAGGGCCGCTGGACGCACGTCGCCGTGACGCTCGCGGCGGGCGCGCGCGGCCGTACGGGCGGCGGCAGCGGAGTGCTCTACATCGACGGAGCCGAGGCCGGCCGCAACGACGCGCTGGTGATGAGCCCGCTGCTGCTCGGCGCCACATCCCGCAACTACCTGGGGCGCTCCCAGAACACGATCCACCCCTTCCTGCACGGCGCGATCGACGACTTCCGCGTCGTCAACCGCGCCCTGTCCCCGACGGAGATCGGCGCCCTCGCCCGCGTCTGA